The proteins below come from a single Chelmon rostratus isolate fCheRos1 chromosome 10, fCheRos1.pri, whole genome shotgun sequence genomic window:
- the ift122 gene encoding intraflagellar transport protein 122 homolog, with the protein MRAVLAWRETVREQCVYDLAFKPDGSQLIIAAGLRVLVYDTAEGVMIQPLKGHKDIVYCVAYAKDGKRFASGSADKSIIIWTSKLEGILKYTHNDSIQCVAYNPVTHQLASCSSGDFGLWSPEQKSVNKHKVSSKITCCGWTNDGQYLALGMMNGVVSIRNKNGEEKVKIERPGGSSSPIWSIAWNPSKDEHNDILAVADWGQKLSFYQLSGKQIGKDRTLTYDPCCVSYFSKGEYIVMGGSDKQASLYTKDGVRLGAIGEQNSWVWTCRVKPDSNFVVLGCQDGTVACYQLIFSTVHGLYKDRYAYRDSMTDVIVQHLITEQKVRIKCHELVKKIAIYRNRLAIQLPEKIRIYELYSDDSSDMHYRPKEKISRKFECNLLVVCSQHIILCQEKRLQCMSFTSVREKEWVMESLIRYIKVIGGPPGREGLLVGLKNGAILKIFVDNPFPITLLKLSTSVRCLDMSASRNKLAVVDEHNTLLVYDINSKELLFQEPNANSVAWNTQCEDMLCFSGNGYLNIKASNFPVHQQKMQGFMVGYNGSKIFCLHVYSMSAVEVPQSAPMYQYLERKMFKEAYQIACLGVTDSDWRDLATEALEGLDFDTAKKAFIRIRDLRYLELINSIEERKKRGENDNELFLADVYAYQGKFHEAAKFYKRTGHESRALSMYTDLRMFEYAKDFVGATDPKSSRILMTKQADWAKSSKEPRAAAEMYLSAGEHLKAIDIIGEHGWADMLIDIARKLDKAEREPLAKCAFYFTKLKHHGYASETYSKMGDLQALVQLHVETRHWEEAFSLVEKHPQFKNDVFVPYAQWLAENDRFEEAQKAFHKAGQQNEAVKVLEQLTHNAVVENRFNDAGYYYWMLSMQCLDIARESEDQREEMLKKFERFQHLAELYHVYRSIQRYTDEPFSSHMPETLFNICRFLLNNLTKDIPPGISKVNTLYALAKQSRKLGAYKLARYSYEKLQELHIPSRFQESVELGSLTIRAKPFHDSEDLMEGMMCYRCSTNNPLLNNQGSVCINCRQPFIYSASSYEVLPLVQFYLEEGISDEEAVSLIDLEVPHTDQRDARWHDMDNGELQALRMDDGLDDTEENPFTAKMSFEQGGSNFVPVKVSRSVLRSMSRRDVLIKRWPRPLKWEYFRSLLPDVSITMCPTCFKMFHSEDYELLVLQHNCCPYCRRPIDEPN; encoded by the exons TGTTTATGATCTTGCCTTCAAGCCAGATGGCAGCCAACTCATCATTGCTGCAGGGCTTCGCGTCCTG GTTTATGACACAGCAGAAGGAGTTATGATCCAGCCTTTAAAAGGACACAAAGACATAGTGTATTGTGTAGCCTATGCTAAAGATG GTAAAAGGTTTGCCTCAGGGTCAGCAGACAAAAGCATCATCATCTGGACGTCTAAACTGGAGGGTATTTTAAAATATAC TCACAATGACTCTATTCAGTGCGTTGCCTACAACCCTGTTACTCACCAACTTGCCTCCTGCTCTTCTGGGGACTTCG GTCTGTGGTCCCCGGAGCAAAAATCTGTGAACAAACATAAAGTCAGCAGCAAAATAACTTGTTGTGG GTGGACAAACGATGGCCAGTACCTTGCCCTTGGCATGATGAATGGAGTGGTGAGCATTCGAAACAAGAACGGAGAGGAGAAGGTCAAGATAGAGCGTCCAGGAGGCTCCTCGTCTCCTATCTGGTCTATAGCCTGGAACCCCTCTAA GGATGAGCACAATGACATTCTGGCTGTGGCAGACTGGGGTCAGAAGCTGTCCTTCTATCAGCTCAGTGGAAAGCAG aTTGGAAAAGACAGGACTCTCACCTATGACCCTTGTTGTGTCAGCTATTTCTCCAAGGGCGAGTATATAGTCATGGGCGGCTCTGATAAACAGGCCTCCCTCTACACTAAAGATGGTGTGAGGCTAGGCGCCATCGGAGAGCAGAATTCCTGGGTGTGGACGTGCCGGGTCAAGCCTGACTCCAACTTCGTG GTGTTGGGCTGCCAGGATGGGACTGTTGCCTGCTACCAACTTATCTTCAGTACAGTTCACGGCCTCTACAAGGATCGCTATGCCTACAGAGACAGCATGACTGATGTCATTGTCCAGCACCTCATCACTGAACAAAAAG TGAGGATCAAGTGTCATGAGCTGGTGAAGAAGATTGCCATCTACAGAAACCGTCTTGCTATCCAGCTGCCCGAGAAGATCCGCATCTATGAGCTCTATTCAGATGACTCCTCAGACATGCACTATCGCCCCAAGGAGAAAATTAGCAGGAAGTTTGAATGCAACTTACTGGTGGTCTGCTCCCAGCATATCATCCTGTGTCAG GAGAAGAGGCTCCAGTGCATGTCCTTCACCAGTGTCAGGGAAAAAGAATGGGTGATGGAGTCTCTAATTCGCTACATCAAAGTGATTGGTGGTCCGCCAGGCAGAGAGGGCCTACTAGTGGGGTTAAAAAATGGAGCC ATCCTGAAGATATTTGTTGACAACCCGTTTCCCATCACGTTGCTGAAGCTGTCAACTTCGGTGCGTTGCCTGGACATGAGCGCCTCCCGCAATAAACTGGCTGTAGTGGACGAGCACAACACTCTCCTGGTCTATGACATCAACAGTAAAGAACTGCTTTTTCAG GAGCCTAATGCTAACAGCGTGGCCTGGAACACCCAGTGTGAGGACatgctgtgcttctctggcaATGGCTACCTTAACATCAAGGCCAGTAACTTTCCTGTGCACCAGCAGAAGATGCAAGGCTTTATGGTTGGCTACAACGGCTCAAAGATCTTTTGTCTCCACGTCTATTCCATGTCTGCTGTTGAAGTGCCTCAG TCAGCACCTATGTACCAGTACCTGGAGAGGAAGATGTTTAAGGAGGCCTATCAGATCGCCTGTCTGGGTGTGACAGACAGTGACTGGAGGGATTTAGCCACAGAGGCGCTGGAGGGACTTGACTTTGACACCGCCAAGAAG GCCTTCATTAGAATCAGAGACCTGCGCTACCTGGAGCTCATCAACAGCATCGAG gagaggaagaagcgGGGTGAGAACGACAATGAGCTGTTCCTGGCAGACGTCTATGCCTACCAGGGGAAATTCCATGAGGCAGCCAAGTTTTACAAACGCACTGGCCATGAATCCAGAGCCCTGAGCATGTACACTGACCTGCGCATGTTCGAGTACGCCAAG GATTTTGTTGGAGCGACAGACCCTAAGAGCTCCCGAATCCTGATGACCAAGCAGGCAGACTGGGCTAAGAGCAGCAAGGAGCCCcgggcagcagcagagatgtaCCTGTCAGCAGGAGAACATCTCAAAGCTATAGACATTATAGGGGAACACGGCTGGGCCGACAT GCTGATCGACATCGCTCGCAAGTTGGACAAGGCTGAGCGCGAACCACTGGCAAAGTGTGCGTTCTACTTCACAAAGCTGAAGCACCATGGCTATGCCTCCGAGACTTATTCCAAGATGGGAGACTTGCAGGCTCTGGTGCAGCTGCATGTGGAAACCCGGCACTGGGAAGAG GCCTTCTCATTGGTGGAGAAACACCCCCAGTTCAAAAATGATGTCTTTGTGCCTTATGCTCAGTGGTTGGCTGAGAACGACCGCTTTGAAGAGGCGCAAAAAG CATTTCACAAGGCAGGGCAACAGAACGAAGCCGTGAAAGTCCTGGAGCAGcttacccacaatgcagtggTGGAGAACAGGTTCAACGACGCAGGGTACTATTACTGGATGCTGTCTATGCAGTGTCTTGACATTGCCAGAG AAAGTGAAGACCAGCGGGAAGAAATGCTGAAGAAGTTTGAGCGTTTTCAGCATCTTGCAGAGCTCTACCATGTCTATCGCTCCATTCAGCGCTACACG GATGAGCCTTTCAGTTCCCACATGCCAGAGACGCTCTTCAACATCTGCAGATTCCTCCTGAACAACCTCACCAAGGACATACCACCAGGCATTTCGAAAGT TAACACCTTGTATGCGTTGGCAAAGCAGAGTCGAAAACTGGGTGCGTATAAACTTGCCAGGTATTCCTACGAGAAGCTCCAGGAGCTGCACATTCCCTCCCGCTTCCAGGAGTCCGTAGAACTGGGCAGCCTCACCATTCGTGCCAAACCGTTTCACGACAGCGag GACCTAATGGAGGGCATGATGTGCTACCGCTGCTCTACCAACAACCCCCTGCTGAACAACCAGGGGAGCGTGTGCATCAACTGCAGGCAGCCTTTCATCTACTCAGCTTCATCATATG AGGTGTTGCCTCTGGTGCAGTTCTACCTGGAGGAGGGCATCAGTGATGAAGAGGCGGTGTCCCTTATTGACCTCGAAGTTCCCCACACGGATCAGAGGGATGCACGCTGGCACGACATGGACAATGGTG AGCTCCAGGCTTTGAGGATGGATGATGGTTTGGATGACACTGAGGAAAACCCATTCACAGCCAAAATGAGCTTTGAG CAGGGGGGCTCGAACTTTGTCCCAGTCAAGGTGAGTCGCTCGGTGCTGCGCTCAATGAGCCGGAGGGACGTCCTGATCAAACGCTGGCCCAGGCCGCTCAAATGGGAATACTTCCGCTCCCTGCTGCCCGATGTGAGCATCACCATGTGCCCCACCTGCTTCAAG ATGTTTCACAGTGAGGATTATGAGCTCCTGGTGCTTCAACACAACTGCTGTCCTTACTGTCGCAGACCCATCGATGAACCAAATTGA